Proteins found in one Triticum urartu cultivar G1812 chromosome 4, Tu2.1, whole genome shotgun sequence genomic segment:
- the LOC125551628 gene encoding uncharacterized protein LOC125551628 produces MHTGADHDRTSMAKWDSTYPRSKQRSTPPRRSLALRRKRSSHRVALGLSSRDSGASGADLELAVPKRRRSIGRSTTTTSSSSVQKGNDGHARVKRGARLEEAGIAHFLAALERTWKKMVAGASRMFVERHRSSHMQLISDMV; encoded by the exons ATGCACACAGGTGCCGACCACGACCGCACCAGCATGGCCAAGTGGGATTCCACCTACCCGCGCTCCAAGCAGCGGTCAACCCCTCCCCGCCGCAGCCTCGCGCTGCGCCGCAAGCGCTCGTCCCACCGTGTCGCATTGGGGCTCTCCTCTAGAGACTCCGGCGCGTCTGGGGCGGATCTGGAGCTGGCGGTGCCCAAGCGGCGTCGCAGCATCGGCAGGTCCACCACcacaacctcctcctcctccgtgcaGAAGGGCAACGACGGCCATGCGCGTGTGAAGCGAGGCGCGCGGCTCGAAGAGGCCGGCATCGCGCACTTCCTCGCCGCGCTGGAGCGG ACGTGGAAGAAGATGGTGGCGGGCGCGTCGAGGATGTTCGTGGAGAGGCACCGGAGCAGCCACATGCAGCTCATCAGCGACATGGTCTAG